The DNA sequence ACATTGATGCCACCACTGCCGGTCTGTTCAGAAGGCGTTCGGCTGACTACGGTTGGAAGCCAAGCAGCTTCCGCATCCTTTACGGCCTGAATAGCCTTGTTCTTTTTGGTGACAGCCTGCTTTAGCTTGTTCGCTTCGTCGTACAGGCTATTTGCCTGTGTGACGTTAAACTTTGCTTCCTCCTGATTCGGGAGCCAGTACCAGAACAGTCCCAAACAGAGAATGATTGCCGAGAACGAGAGAAAGATCAGCCAAATCGTTCGTGGGTAGAGCGCTCTAAACATTTAGTCTCCTTGTCCTTTAGGAGCCGACGACCCTCCACTCGGGGCCGAAGTCGGGATTCCCGGTGCTCCAGTTGGGGCAGTGCTTGTACCAGTACCAGCAAGACCCTGAATCGTTTGACGCGGGTCCGGCACCTGAATGTCACGCGGAATAATCACAGAAACTGTAATCAGCGACTCGCCAGGTCGAACCGTCTTCACGGTTCCAACTTCGGTATCACCGAAGCCACCACTGTTGAGGAAGCCGGTGCCCGTGGTGTCGACATTGTTTTCGAAGTAGGTCAGGCGATCGAGCGGATCGTCGGGGATTGCACCTTTGCTTTCCAGTCGTGGCCGACCAGTGTTATCGATAGCCTCCAGCGAGGGAACAACCATGTCTTCCTTCTGATACCCCGCTCGCGAAACTCCAGACGCGCCAGGGATTCGCAGAAGAGCCAACTGAAGGTCGGCGTACTCCTGAGCGTCCTTGACGGCACCGGTCATATTCACCGAGCAAGTCTTATCGTCGATCGGAGTCGCCGCCAGACTGGTAATGCGGAAGAAGCGCGGGATGTACGGCTTCACGAAATCGTAGAGGTCAGGATAAAGGTTGTTAGCCTTGATCATTGCCTTAGCAAGCGCGGCGTTCACCACCAGCTGCTTGACAGCAGGCTGAGTCATGATCGCATCGGCGTCGTTTGCAACCTTAACCGCATTTTGGTAAAGCGGTTGAGCTTCTTCGACAGATGCCTTCGCTTTTGCAACCCGAGCGCTTGAAATGCTGACCATCAAGAAGAAGGCAACGCACGAGATGACAAAAACGAGAAGGCCGCCAAAGAATGCCCGCTTGGCGCGACCCGTTGTATCGACGATCTTAGGTAGAAGATTTAGTTTCAATACATTCCCTCAATCGAACATGATGTGCAGACCGTTGCCGACTGCCACTGCGAGTTGCTCACGGTACTCGTTAATGTAGTCAATTCCGACCTTCTTCGGGGCCAATCCAAGATTCTTCAACGGATCGTAGACTTCGCACTGTACGTTGAGTGAGCGCTGAATGAATCCAGACAGACCTTTCAGCTTGGAGCCCCCTCCACAAAGTACGATTCTCGAAACCGTTCCTCCCCGACCATTATAATAGTCTATAGATCGTCGTAATTCTGCAACTAAATCGTCAAGAATGCCCTGAACCGCAGAAAAAACGTGATCGCCCGCTGGCTGCTGCACAACCGGAGCGGACGACATTGCAACCGTCTCGTTCGGGTTAGGCGCTGATGGCGTATCCGCCACCGCAAAAGGATCGTTTGTATAGGCTGGTGAAGCCCCCGTTACAGGCAGCCCAGTCACCGGGTCGATGTCCAAGTCAGGCTGAGCCGGCATGCCCGTTGTAGCGCCGGTGTCGGCCATCGGAGCACCAGCTTGGTAAGTACCACCAAATCCGGCATCAAACGCTTGCGTTGCACCCCCTACGGAGAAAGGATCCATCCCTCCACCGCCTGACGTCGCGGAGTCCGGAACAGAGAAACTGGTGCACTTATACGTCTCGGCTTCCTGTACGCCGGTCTGCATAGCGTCCGCTATGGCCTTGGTGACCATTTCTCCGCCGCCTGGCACCGGTCGCGGCAGAACCAGGTTGTTTCGCTCGTAAACGTTGATGCAGGTCGTAGAATGGCCAATATCGACCACTACGACACCACTCTCATTGGCGAACTCGGGATAGCTAGCAGCTACCGATCGCGCAATGCCGAGCGGCTCGACATCGATTGCGACCGGCTTCTTGCCGGACCGCTTGATGCAGTCCAAAATCGTATCGATCGCCGACTGGGGAGCCATCGCCATGACGACCTCCATGTTGGCCGAGTTCGGATCGGCACTGGGAAGCACCTTGTAATCCGACATGATCGTCGTTTCTGCGAACGGAATGTTCTTGTTGATCTCCCATTCCATATGCGACTTCAGTTCCTTGTCCGGGTCCATACGAGGAACGTCGATCACCCGCACTAGGACGGAATGCTGACCGGCAATGGTAACCACCGCCGACGAAGAGGAGGCGCCAACTTGAGAGATGATCTGCTTAAGGGCATTTCCGACCGCTTCGCTGTTGTAGACACCACTGTAATCTACCGCGCCTTCGGGAGTCGGAACGACGCCAACGGCAGTCACTGTAGCGCTGCCGCCGGAAGCCTTAACTTCACACACCTTAATGCTTTGGCTCCCGATGTCGATCCCGAGAACACTACTGAGCTTACTAGCCATTGATGAGATACCTGCCGCTGCAGAGGCGACTCATGTTATCATTCTCCGCTGACTTCTGTCAACTTGAAAATGAAACAATTCGTAGCAACTTTACTGCCGCGAAAATTGTACACCACCGCAACAAGAAAGCCCTAGCGAAATGCTAGGGCTTTCGGGCTTTTTTCAGTCTGAGACTAGTTCGGTGGCAAGACTGGGACGATCTTGCGGGCCATCGTTTGCATGAAGATGGACGGAGCGCCGTTTCGAGTGCTCGACCAAAGCATCCAAATCATGCCTCGTCGGTTGGTGGTTGTACCCACCGGATCGAGGAACAAGAACAGATTGCTTTCGTTCAGAGGAGCGTCCATGGTGATGAAGTTCTCCGCCGATTCTCCAATGAACGTAACCGGTCGCGAAATGTCCACAGCCGCCGCCGAGCCACCGCCACCCAACTGGATACGCAGTACCTTATCCTCGTCGTAGCGAGTGAAGTAGATGCGCCCTGCGGCTGGATCGATCTGGTAGGAGCCAGTGTTACCGGTTACCGTCACGCTTTCGGCGAGACTGCCGTCTGCGTTGACCAAGATCGAGCGTCCGACCCGGATTCCAAGGCGGAGAGTCGACATGGCCGGTCGCGAGACTTGGGCCGACGCCGCAGCGGAGGTTGCGCTTCGCACAGCCGAGACCACCAGCCGATCCGCGAAGGTATTCGCGCTCGTTGCCGGCTCGTCATTACCAGATGGCGTCTTCCAGAAGGCATAGCTGGCCGCCGTGTTGGAGCTTTCCAGTCGTCGGTCGAACAGCGCCGAGGTGCTGTTGTAGCCCGCAACACTCGTATCCGAGAGTCGGAGGAACGTTGGCGTGTAGGTCACTTGGAGCTGAGCCGACTTCGGTAGGGTCGCACCGGTGAGCTTGACGGTTCCCAGCATCGGGTCCACAACAACTCTTCCACCAAAGATCGTGGTCGCAGCCTGGATTCCAGTCTGACGATCTTCAACCGGCGTCGACGTGATGATCGAGGAGCCGTTGACGGTGATGTCGAAGTCGCCGCTCCAAGCCGCGCCACGGACGCGGTAAGCGCCATAGCGAGCATCGTAGACTCCAGTCTCGACCAGCGCGCCGTTCGTTGCCGTCGTACCGAAGGTTCGGTAGTTCAGGTTCGGATCGAGGCGAGCCATGAAGACTTCGTCGACGTTGCTGTTTCGCAGGCGACCCGTGAAGGTCAGGTCGTATTCGGTCGTCGCCGTTCCATTCAGGACTGCATTGCGGAGAACGACCGACGGGCTGGATACCGTCTCGAAGCCTGTTCCGAACTGCAGCATCTGCGGGACGGTGAATCCAGTGCTCTCGTTGAACGACGTCGCATAGATCGACCACACACCGTTGCTGAACGCTGGGTAGAAGATCGTGACGTTGTTGCCGTTCTGCACCATCGTCGGTCGCCCCTTCAGCGAGAACGGATCGGCATCGAGGACATAGGTTTGTCCTGGAGGACCGCTTGTGTTGATGCGAGTGACGATGATGCGCGAATCGTCAACGACACCCGAGTCGGTCTGTCGCTTGGCCTTACCGGTGTACACCACGTAGGTTCGAGCTTGCGAGAGTCCCGCAAGGTCCTTATCACCGTTCGTGGAGAAGACCGGGTTACCATAGCTGACGTCGCTGGTCAGCGTTCCGCCGATGTTTGTCTGAGAAGCGACACCGCTCGTCAGCGTATTGCCGAAGATGGTCGTGTCAGCCACTGTTGGCAACATCGCAAGAGCCTGCATCCAACGTCGGTTAGCCGGATCGTCGGGAACGAACTTGTTGAGGTCCCGAATCTGCGAGTCTTGGCCACGCGAGTCGTTTGCACCCAACTGACCGCCAGCCACCAGCCCAACAAAGATGTGGGTATTGCGGCTATTCGGCGTCGTGTTTCCGGCGGCCGGATAGAACGAAGGTCGGTTCGAGGCGAACGCCACCATCAGGCTACCGCTTGTCAGGCGGAGACCGGACGGCTGCATATCGGCCCACTGCGATGTGTGCGCGGCATCGACGGCGTTTCCGTTATCGACAATCGCGTCGGTGTAGTCGCTCGTACCACCTGTCATCTGCGTCTCCTTCACGGTGAAGGACAGAATGAAGGTCGGGTCGCTGAACGACTCGTAGGGGACCACCGTACCCGAGGCCGTGTATCCAAGCGAAAGACTTTCGTCGTTCGCACCGATCGCAGGTCCGGTACCTTGCGTATCTTCGACCAGTCGCATCAGCTGCGAGTACTTGCCAATCGGCGTACCCAGCGGAGGCGTGACGGAGACAATGGTCGGTGAGTTCGCATTGTTCGGAACGAGCGGGAAGCCCGAGCCCGGCAGGTTCGAGTTGATTCTCGAAGACGGGTTGACAAAGATCTGCTTTCCGCTTGAATCACCAACACGAGGCTTTGCGGCGAAGATCGTGTTCACACCGCCACCGAGGACCGGCGAGAACCGACCATCGATATTGGATTGGACGTCCGCCGCAGAATCGAGCCAGATGTCGTCGTTGTTGCCGCCCGACTTGACTTCCCACGGCCAGTAGAGGCCGCCGGTCACGTCGTACGTCCCCTTGGCGAGTCGGACATTCCACAGGTTCACGTTGCCATCGTTATAGGCAGAGAACGGCTTGAACATGTTCGAGTACTCGGCCTGGTAGGGGCTGAAGAACGTCGTTGGCGAGAGCGTGCGATACGGGAAGGTTGGCGAGTAGGTTAGCCGAGTATCGTATCCAGCACCCGCAGACAGCGAGCCTAGATCGACATTTGGCGTGCCGATCGTGATCTTCTCGTCAGGCGAGACAGCCGCGCCGAGGTTAAAGGTTCGATAGGCTTCTCTCGAGGAACCGCCAAACGAACCACTCTGGTCGCTGTCCACGTAGACCGTGAACCGACCTGCGTAGCCCGCCTGCCAGAACGTACCATTCTGATTCGGGATCGAGATGTTGCCTGCGTTCGCCGGTTGATACTTCGGCACGTCGACTTCGAATTCGAAGGTCGTCGGCACGATCACACGGGTAGACGCGTTGGATTCATCCACAAATCCAATACCGGATGCGGTGAGAGGACCCTTCAGGGAAACCGGGTTGAAGACCGGGTTCTCCACGTTGCCGTTTGGCTCTTTACGAACCTGAACGTCTTCGCGAGCGATGTCCGGATAGTCAAGCGAGTTGTTCGGGAAGTTGACCGGCAAGTCCTCGAAGTTACCGAGGAGAGCGCCGAGTCCTGGCACTAACGCGAACGGCTTGTAGATCGAGGCCGTGCCGCCCTGCCATCGGAGGTCCTTACGATCGACCTTCACCAAGTCGATGCCTCGGCCCTCGCCACGAAGGAGGGTCACCAAGCTACGGTCGAACACATAAACGTTCGTCTTCTTGGCCGAGCCGTGTGCGGTGGTACCGACCGACTTGCCGAAGAGCAGTCCGTTGACCAAGCCGACACCGGTAACCGTCAGGTTCGGCGAACCATTGGCCAGAGCATCCTCTCGCGTTGGATCATTGGTGTAGCCAAGCTGCTCGGTCGAGGTGCCCGATGTCGTAAAGGTGTTCTCCACCGAAATGCCAATCGGATTAGCGACTTGGTAGTCGAGGTTCGTCAGCGCCGGATTCAGCGTGATCGACTGCTGGGTGTTGTTATTATTCACCGCACTCGTTCGAAGCTGAACGCGGATCGAACCAGGGCCCGGAGTCTGCGCCGTTCCGCCACCCGCTGTCAGCGGGATTTGGAAAATGGCGTATCCACCGTCTGAGTCGGCGGAAGTCTTGTCGGAGAACAGCCGCGCTTCGGCAGCGATCGGTCGGCTGGCTCGACCCTCGGTCGTAACCGTGGCCTCGACCACCGGCGGAGCAACATCGTTACCCGACGTATCCTGCGTCTTGTATGGGAAGTTGTAGGCGATCAGGTAGATCGTCTCACCCCATTCGAACGCAGCTCCGTGCGTACTCTTATACGGTGCCTTCAGTCGGCCGTACGGCTTCGTGTAAGGCAGGGCCGTATCAATCACGTTTGCATACGGCTCGGTTCCGGTAATGGCACCCGAAAGATTCTGACGCAACGCAACGAATCCAGCTCGGCTGAGGAACGCGACTTCGCAGTTGCGATACTCATCGTATGCCGGGTCGTTGTCGGCGGCAGTTTCGTTACCTGGTCCAGGGCCGGTCAGCGTCGAACCTGCGTTGGCAAGGTCAGACCAAGCCAAGAGGTAACCGTTGGTAGTCGCGCCAAAGAGCCACTTGTTCGAAACCGTCATCGTCGCCTGGATGGAGGCATCCATTTCGTAGCCCCACGCCAGGCGGTTTCCGAATCGCGTCTCTTCACCCAGTCGGGCAAAGAGGGCAGCAAAGCGTCCGCTGTCGGTTGGGACCATGATGACCGGGAATTCGGCCGGGGCACCCGTGGTGTCGTAGGTAATGATCCTCGTGTAAACGATCGAACCTAGGCCACCCGACTGGAGTTCGTTGGTTCGCCAAAGCACATCACCCGTACCCGCGTTGATGGCGTAAACGTTTCCGTTCTCGTTCATCGCGAAGACGGTGTCCGGCATAACCTGAGCTGCCGCCGTGGGATTGGTGTTCAACTCAGCCGCCGAAACGTAACAGGCACCGCTGAACCAGTCAAGCTGGGTTGGCGGAGTACCAATTGCGTCGTTGATCGAATTATTCGTCGTCGCCCACAGGGTCGCTCCGGTATCGGCGTTGAGCGCCATGAACCGGGACGGATTGCCGTCCACATAATGCGTACCGAAGAAGAGCCGGTGGTTCACCTGGTCGAGGACCGGTGCACCCGAGATCGCCGGAAGCGTATCGGACGTCTGTGGCGGGTACTGCCATACGACGCTCGTCTTCAGTTCTTTGCCATTTGAATAGTTGAAGTCACCCGTTGCATCCAGACAGTAGATTCGTCCCTGTTCGGTTGCTACGTAGATGACGTTCTGTCCACCGGTTGTTGTGCCTGAGACGACCGATGCGATCGATCCGAGCAGCGTCGGTTGCGGACTGGCCGCTGGGAATGTCTCGGGATAGGTCCACGAGCGGAAGGTTGTTCCGGGCGTGTGGTTCGTAGCCGAAAAGTCGCCACGTCCCTCCATCGCGATGCTGTAGATACGGCCATTCTTGCTTCCGATGATGAGGAAGTCACGGTCAATTGGTCCACCGGGCGTCGTCACCGTAAGGCGTTGGACGACGGCAGTGCTGAGGTCGAAGTCCGTTGGCATCGTCGCTTCGAGCGTGTCGGATTCGCCATCAAACTTCTGATACACGCCGCCCGCGTTCGGGTCAGTCGGATCCTGGCCCGGCTGAAGGTTCGGATCATTGGCTGCGTCCGTGGAGCTGGGGTATGTCCAGTAACAGGTCGTCGTTCCATCGGCATTGCCGGTTGCGTCCAGGCAGTGGAGGTAACCGCGCTCATCGGCGACGATGACCACCTTCGTCAAAACCGGATCGACGCCAGGAGTCTGTCGGACATAGGCCTCGGCTTCGACGGGCGTCGAAGTGATCTGCGTACCGACGGCTCCCACAAAGCGGAATTGGTCGACGTAG is a window from the Armatimonadota bacterium genome containing:
- a CDS encoding PQQ-binding-like beta-propeller repeat protein; the encoded protein is MSSLRQSMHRMKLIVSAIALGVATLALGQSTTDHPNLKSNNGRTGVNGDVINSDPGRLTTANGLTASSLRWYLPFVSNTPVESLRLNEINPMKTIIDNTDAGATINLDEFGNDVGPYDPLPNGAVASTGTWFAPTTDEAAQATYVPVIRRNANAANAAPFQGRNPNLRWPAHLWAATTSSLGGVGGDPRQAIVPANLSTFSWVFSPRISTLVAGNYVVTNDATPKGYALYVWIPAGLVSPGGVSRPRPRYMSYEVTYGIGQKYVDVVDTEASGFGWVRLGNGGHPTNQLFQYAGLDGLGNPYPITIKLYNTIVRNSLDQLTETVDATHPDNRFSVLADAALFSAETDSYVATPTSAGFGTTDIRVIGARNEVQIDPNSIPSVTSTDWTAKPLSIGNGVVRSYDYNTGTERWRYSPLEEGTNTTSFEDTNVRFIASPGFTSAADNANARGGEYLKGTVDTVAVSQNVTVDPQTDLAEGSYDVYMYVGGDVAGVNYAQSAQYEIFEGGVSAGQFTLDMSKGGWVRLGNRRYVHSVANPLTVMMTNHSANATDAGKSIYVDQFRFVGAVGTQITSTPVEAEAYVRQTPGVDPVLTKVVIVADERGYLHCLDATGNADGTTTCYWTYPSSTDAANDPNLQPGQDPTDPNAGGVYQKFDGESDTLEATMPTDFDLSTAVVQRLTVTTPGGPIDRDFLIIGSKNGRIYSIAMEGRGDFSATNHTPGTTFRSWTYPETFPAASPQPTLLGSIASVVSGTTTGGQNVIYVATEQGRIYCLDATGDFNYSNGKELKTSVVWQYPPQTSDTLPAISGAPVLDQVNHRLFFGTHYVDGNPSRFMALNADTGATLWATTNNSINDAIGTPPTQLDWFSGACYVSAAELNTNPTAAAQVMPDTVFAMNENGNVYAINAGTGDVLWRTNELQSGGLGSIVYTRIITYDTTGAPAEFPVIMVPTDSGRFAALFARLGEETRFGNRLAWGYEMDASIQATMTVSNKWLFGATTNGYLLAWSDLANAGSTLTGPGPGNETAADNDPAYDEYRNCEVAFLSRAGFVALRQNLSGAITGTEPYANVIDTALPYTKPYGRLKAPYKSTHGAAFEWGETIYLIAYNFPYKTQDTSGNDVAPPVVEATVTTEGRASRPIAAEARLFSDKTSADSDGGYAIFQIPLTAGGGTAQTPGPGSIRVQLRTSAVNNNNTQQSITLNPALTNLDYQVANPIGISVENTFTTSGTSTEQLGYTNDPTREDALANGSPNLTVTGVGLVNGLLFGKSVGTTAHGSAKKTNVYVFDRSLVTLLRGEGRGIDLVKVDRKDLRWQGGTASIYKPFALVPGLGALLGNFEDLPVNFPNNSLDYPDIAREDVQVRKEPNGNVENPVFNPVSLKGPLTASGIGFVDESNASTRVIVPTTFEFEVDVPKYQPANAGNISIPNQNGTFWQAGYAGRFTVYVDSDQSGSFGGSSREAYRTFNLGAAVSPDEKITIGTPNVDLGSLSAGAGYDTRLTYSPTFPYRTLSPTTFFSPYQAEYSNMFKPFSAYNDGNVNLWNVRLAKGTYDVTGGLYWPWEVKSGGNNDDIWLDSAADVQSNIDGRFSPVLGGGVNTIFAAKPRVGDSSGKQIFVNPSSRINSNLPGSGFPLVPNNANSPTIVSVTPPLGTPIGKYSQLMRLVEDTQGTGPAIGANDESLSLGYTASGTVVPYESFSDPTFILSFTVKETQMTGGTSDYTDAIVDNGNAVDAAHTSQWADMQPSGLRLTSGSLMVAFASNRPSFYPAAGNTTPNSRNTHIFVGLVAGGQLGANDSRGQDSQIRDLNKFVPDDPANRRWMQALAMLPTVADTTIFGNTLTSGVASQTNIGGTLTSDVSYGNPVFSTNGDKDLAGLSQARTYVVYTGKAKRQTDSGVVDDSRIIVTRINTSGPPGQTYVLDADPFSLKGRPTMVQNGNNVTIFYPAFSNGVWSIYATSFNESTGFTVPQMLQFGTGFETVSSPSVVLRNAVLNGTATTEYDLTFTGRLRNSNVDEVFMARLDPNLNYRTFGTTATNGALVETGVYDARYGAYRVRGAAWSGDFDITVNGSSIITSTPVEDRQTGIQAATTIFGGRVVVDPMLGTVKLTGATLPKSAQLQVTYTPTFLRLSDTSVAGYNSTSALFDRRLESSNTAASYAFWKTPSGNDEPATSANTFADRLVVSAVRSATSAAASAQVSRPAMSTLRLGIRVGRSILVNADGSLAESVTVTGNTGSYQIDPAAGRIYFTRYDEDKVLRIQLGGGGSAAAVDISRPVTFIGESAENFITMDAPLNESNLFLFLDPVGTTTNRRGMIWMLWSSTRNGAPSIFMQTMARKIVPVLPPN
- the pilM gene encoding type IV pilus assembly protein PilM, which gives rise to MASKLSSVLGIDIGSQSIKVCEVKASGGSATVTAVGVVPTPEGAVDYSGVYNSEAVGNALKQIISQVGASSSSAVVTIAGQHSVLVRVIDVPRMDPDKELKSHMEWEINKNIPFAETTIMSDYKVLPSADPNSANMEVVMAMAPQSAIDTILDCIKRSGKKPVAIDVEPLGIARSVAASYPEFANESGVVVVDIGHSTTCINVYERNNLVLPRPVPGGGEMVTKAIADAMQTGVQEAETYKCTSFSVPDSATSGGGGMDPFSVGGATQAFDAGFGGTYQAGAPMADTGATTGMPAQPDLDIDPVTGLPVTGASPAYTNDPFAVADTPSAPNPNETVAMSSAPVVQQPAGDHVFSAVQGILDDLVAELRRSIDYYNGRGGTVSRIVLCGGGSKLKGLSGFIQRSLNVQCEVYDPLKNLGLAPKKVGIDYINEYREQLAVAVGNGLHIMFD